Proteins from a single region of Hordeum vulgare subsp. vulgare chromosome 6H, MorexV3_pseudomolecules_assembly, whole genome shotgun sequence:
- the LOC123403288 gene encoding thiosulfate sulfurtransferase 16, chloroplastic-like produces MGSLGSRDGEKRHAVESVGTEAACALLVSEQYGYVDVRMWEDFDRGHVAGARNVPYYLSVNPHGKERNLDFVDQVAALHSKHDRLLVGCRSGVRSRLATTDLVAAGFTKVKNLEGGYLSLLKSVSYPQQAAAAIHH; encoded by the exons ATGGGCTCCCTGGGAAGCAGAGACGGCGAGAAGCGACACGCGGTGGAGAGCGTGGGCACGGAGGCGGCGTGCGCACTGCTGGTGTCGGAGCAGTACGGGTACGTGGACGTGCGCATGTGGGAGGACTTCGACCGCGGCCATGTCGCCGGAGCGCGCAACGTGCCTTACTACCTCTCCGTCAACCCCCACGGCAAGGAGCGCAACCTGGACTTTGTGGACCAGGTTGCCGCGCTCCACTCTAAGCACGACCGGCTCCTCGTCGGCTGTCGCTCCGGGGTGCGGTCCAGGCTCGCCACCACCGACCTTGTCGCCGCC GGGTTCACGAAGGTGAAGAACCTGGAGGGTGGCTACCTCTCCTTGCTCAAGAGCGTCAGTTACCCACAGCAGGCAGCAGCAGCCATCCACCACTAA
- the LOC123403286 gene encoding thiosulfate sulfurtransferase 18-like: protein MGSLRSSTSTAVDSVDAEAACALLALEQYGYVDVRMWEDFEKGHVAGARNVPYYLSVTPHGKERNPDFVDQVAALHSKEDRFLVGCRSGVRSRLATADLVAAGFANVKNLEGGYLSLLKSASYQAASHQ, encoded by the exons ATGGGCTCCCTGCGAAGCAGCACGAGCACGGCAGTGGACAGCGTGGACGCGGAGGCGGCGTGCGCACTGCTGGCCTTGGAGCAGTACGGGTACGTGGACGTGCGGATGTGGGAGGACTTCGAAAAGGGTCACGTTGCCGGTGCACGCAACGTGCCCtactacctctccgtcacgccccATGGCAAGGAGCGCAACCCGGACTTCGTCGATCAGGTTGCGGCGCTCCACTCCAAGGAGGACCGGTTCCTTGTTGGCTGCCGCTCTGGGGTCCGGTCCAGGCTCGCCACCGCAGACCTTGTCGCCGCT GGATTCGCAAACGTGAAGAACCTCGAAGGCGGCTACCTCTCCTTGCTCAAGAGCGCAAGTTACCAAGCAGCCAGCCACCAATGA